A window of Amyelois transitella isolate CPQ chromosome 30, ilAmyTran1.1, whole genome shotgun sequence contains these coding sequences:
- the LOC106139450 gene encoding protein diaphanous isoform X3: MVHLDVNKRKMSRHEKAKSGFLDTWFGRPKKPSGGPDRGYDTVPRGAEPRAEDDERSAAAEYTNKINALNDDQLQRRFEEMLSDMNLSEEKKAPLRKYSRDQKQKMLVAYKFVNAQEGRSKFEKPSDYVTYLNQPELSVGKLHSCLENLRIALTNNPLSWIEEFGTKGIEALLNTLNLCYVNDSRYDRVQNECIRCIAAILNNTVGIRTMFECREALPVLARSLQPRQPVCALEAAKVLAAICLIPNGHEKVLEAITMAGESSQKPRFLPIVEGLDPKAPESLKNGCMQLMNAIITEPEELEFRMHLRSEFMRTGLYDLIDELRASSERAREIQMTVFDTHAAADHDEFLARFDDVRVDFNDANECFELVKNLVLDTPAEPYLLSILQHLLFIRDDELIRPAYYKLIEECVTQIVLHKNGYDPDFRATQRFNIDVQPLIDGLIEKSRAEEERKVEELNGKLEAAIAARQEAEARAAHLEGRLQAAGGAPAHSHANIAAIAKAIGSPGGPPPPPPPPMPGGGPPPPPPPPMPGANAGGPPPPPPPPLPGGPPPPPMPGAGPPPPPMPGMGPPPPPMMGGPMMPRMPQPDVLPHGLKPKKRWEVEGPLKRANWKTIVPQKMSEKAFWVKVQEDKLASPDILSGLAMKFSSKPVAKKNEDSVDKVPTLKKVKDLKVLDSKAAQSLSILLGGSLKHMSYSHIRTCILRCDTQVLTANVLDLLIQYLPPADQLKKLSELKCNVSELTEAEQFAVTVADVKRLLPRLRSLAFREHYREIIAEVKPDIVSGTAACEEVKSSSKFAKILELLLLLGNYMNTGSNNAGAYGFEISFLTKLTATKDLENKQTLLHYLVETIENKFPDVLKFAEEMPHIDRAARVSMENLQKSLKKMDSDIRALETDLNNSRVPQCPDDLFHETMNSFAKEAREQCDLLNSMYRKMEALYNELAEYYVFDPHKYTLEEFFADIKTFKDSFITAYQENVVAREMEERNRRARSARELAERERRERAHRYQQFVDMERAQDGVMDSLMEALQSGSAFSRERPRKKANPRAAGAERRAQLSRSRSRSGLTGAMTARELTNELLSNA, encoded by the exons CTGGACACATGGTTCGGGAGGCCGAAGAAGCCGAGCGGGGGTCCGGACCGCGGGTACGACACGGTCCCGCGGGGGGCGGAGCCCCGGGCCGAGGATGACGAGCGCTCGGCCGCCGCGGAGTACACGAACAAAATCAACGCTCTCAACGATGATCAGCTGCAGAGGCGGTTTGAGGAGATGCTT TCTGACATGAACCTTAGCGAGGAGAAGAAGGCGCCGCTGAGGAAGTACTCCCGGGATCAGAAACAGAAGATGTTGGTAGCTTACAAATTTGTTAACGCACAG GAAGGGCGGTCAAAGTTCGAAAAACCATCGGACTACGTCACCTATCTGAACCAGCCTGAACTGTCTGTGGGCAAACTGCACAGCTGTCTGGAGAATCTGAGGATAGCTTTGACAAACAATCCTCTGTCGTGGATAGAAGAGTTCGGAACGAAAGGCATAGAGGCGTTGCTCAACACGCTCAACTTGTGTTATGTTAA CGACTCCCGCTACGACCGCGTGCAGAACGAGTGCATCCGCTGCATAGCGGCCATCCTGAACAACACGGTGGGCATCCGCACCATGTTCGAGTGCCGCGAGGCGCTGCCCGTGCTGGCGCGCAGCCTGCAGCCGCGCCAGCCCGTGTGCGCGCTCGAGGCCGCCAAG gTCTTAGCCGCCATCTGCTTGATACCCAACGGGCACGAGAAAGTTCTGGAAGCTATCACGATGGCAGGCGAGTCGAGTCAGAAGCCCAGGTTTCTGCCTATCGTTGAGGGGTTGGATCCCAAGGCTCCAGAGAGTTTGAAG AACGGCTGTATGCAACTGATGAATGCAATAATCACGGAACCAGAAGAATTAGAGTTTAGAATGCATCTGCGTAGCGAGTTTATGAGAACTGGACTCTATGACCTTATAG ACGAGCTTCGAGCAAGTTCTGAACGTGCGAGAGAAATACAAATGACAGTGTTTGACACGCACGCGGCGGCTGATCATGACGAGTTCCTGGCGAGGTTCGACGACGTCAG AGTGGACTTCAACGACGCGAATGAATGCTTCGAGTTGGTGAAGAATCTAGTGCTGGACACGCCGGCGGAGCCCTACTTACTGTCTATATTACAGCACTTGCTGTTTATAAGAGACGACGAATTGATAAG acCAGCATATTACAAGCTAATTGAAGAATGTGTGACGCAAATAGTGTTACACAAGAACGGATACGACCCGGATTTCAGAGCGACGCAAAGGTTCAATATTGACGTTCAACCGCTCATCGACGGGCTAATAG aaaaatcTCGAGCTGAGGAGGAGAGGAAGGTGGAGGAGCTGAACGGCAAGCTGGAGGCGGCCATCGCGGCGCGGCAGGAGGCGGAGGCGCGCGCCGCGCACCTCGAGGGGCGGCTGCAGGCGGCCGGCGGTGCGCCCGCGCACTCGCACGCCAACATCGCCGCCATCGCTAag GCGATAGGAAGTCCGGGAGGTCCGCCGCCACCACCTCCGCCGCCGATGCCTGGAG GGGGCccgccaccgccgccgccTCCCCCCATGCCTGGAG CCAATGCAGGCGGTccgcccccgccgccgccgcccccGCTGCCGGGcgggccgccgccgccgcccatGCCGGGCGCGGGCCCGCCCCCGCCGCCCATGCCCGGCATGGGGCCGCCCCCGCCGCCCATGATGGGGGGGCCCATGATGCCCAGGatg CCCCAACCAGACGTCTTACCCCACGGTCTGAAGCCCAAGAAACGGTGGGAGGTAGAGGGTCCACTGAAAAGGGCTAATTGGAAGACAATAGTGCCGCAGAAGATGTCTGAAAAGGCTTTCTGGGTCAAG GTGCAAGAGGACAAACTGGCGTCTCCAGATATCCTGAGTGGGCTGGCCATGAAGTTCTCCAGTAAACCTGTCGCCAAGAAGAACGAGGATTCTGTCGATAA aGTGCCAACATTGAAGAAGGTCAAAGATCTCAAAGTGCTAGACAGCAAGGCGGCTCAGAGTCTCTCAATCCTTCTCGGCGGTTCCCTCAAACACATGTCGTATTCTCACATAAGGACGTGTATATTGAGATGTGACACGCAAGTTTTGACTGCCAACGTTCTTGACTTATTAATACAG TACCTCCCCCCCGCGGACCAGCTGAAGAAGCTGTCCGAGCTGAAGTGCAACGTGTCGGAACTGACCGAGGCGGAGCAGTTCGCCGTCACGGTAGCTGACGTCAAGCGGCTGCTGCCCCGGCTGAGGAGTCTCGCCTTCCGGGAACACTACCGGGAGATCATCGCCGAGGTCAAACCT GACATAGTATCCGGGACGGCGGCTTGCGAAGAGGTGAAATCAAGTAGTAAATTCGCCAAAATACTTGAGCTCTTACTACTACTGGGCAACTATATGAACACGGGGTCTAACAATGCTGGCGCTTACGGCTTCGAGATCAGTTTTCTTACTAAG CTAACGGCGACGAAGGATCTTGAAAACAAGCAGACATTACTTCACTACCTCGTGGAAACCATAGAGAATAAATTCCCGGATGTACTCAAATTCGCCGAGGAGATGCCTCACATAGACAG GGCGGCCCGCGTGTCAATGGAGAACCTGCAGAAATCCCTGAAGAAGATGGACAGCGACATCAGAGCTTTGGAGACGGACCTCAACAACTCCAGGGTGCCTCAGTGCCCGGACGATCTGTTCCACGAGACTATGAAC TCATTTGCGAAAGAAGCTCGCGAACAATGCGACCTCCTCAACTCTATGTATCGCAAAATGGAGGCATTATACAATGAATTAGCCGAATATTATGTGTTCGACCCGCACAAATATACGTTGGAGGAGTTCTTTGCTGACATCAAGACGTTTAAGGACTCGTTTATC ACGGCGTACCAAGAGAACGTGGTGGCGCGCGAGATGGAGGAGCGCAaccggcgcgcgcgcagcgcCCGCGAGCTGGCCGAGCGCGAGCGGCGCGAGCGCGCGCACCGCTACCAGCAGTTCGTGGACATGGAGCGCGCGCAGGACGGCGTCATGGACAG TTTGATGGAAGCGCTACAAAGCGGCTCGGCGTTCAGCAGAGAGCGGCCGAGGAAGAAGGCGAACCCCAGGGCGGCGGGAG
- the LOC106139450 gene encoding protein diaphanous isoform X1, whose protein sequence is MIIKIMVHLDVNKRKMSRHEKAKSGFLDTWFGRPKKPSGGPDRGYDTVPRGAEPRAEDDERSAAAEYTNKINALNDDQLQRRFEEMLSDMNLSEEKKAPLRKYSRDQKQKMLVAYKFVNAQEGRSKFEKPSDYVTYLNQPELSVGKLHSCLENLRIALTNNPLSWIEEFGTKGIEALLNTLNLCYVNDSRYDRVQNECIRCIAAILNNTVGIRTMFECREALPVLARSLQPRQPVCALEAAKVLAAICLIPNGHEKVLEAITMAGESSQKPRFLPIVEGLDPKAPESLKNGCMQLMNAIITEPEELEFRMHLRSEFMRTGLYDLIDELRASSERAREIQMTVFDTHAAADHDEFLARFDDVRVDFNDANECFELVKNLVLDTPAEPYLLSILQHLLFIRDDELIRPAYYKLIEECVTQIVLHKNGYDPDFRATQRFNIDVQPLIDGLIEKSRAEEERKVEELNGKLEAAIAARQEAEARAAHLEGRLQAAGGAPAHSHANIAAIAKAIGSPGGPPPPPPPPMPGGGPPPPPPPPMPGANAGGPPPPPPPPLPGGPPPPPMPGAGPPPPPMPGMGPPPPPMMGGPMMPRMPQPDVLPHGLKPKKRWEVEGPLKRANWKTIVPQKMSEKAFWVKVQEDKLASPDILSGLAMKFSSKPVAKKNEDSVDKVPTLKKVKDLKVLDSKAAQSLSILLGGSLKHMSYSHIRTCILRCDTQVLTANVLDLLIQYLPPADQLKKLSELKCNVSELTEAEQFAVTVADVKRLLPRLRSLAFREHYREIIAEVKPDIVSGTAACEEVKSSSKFAKILELLLLLGNYMNTGSNNAGAYGFEISFLTKLTATKDLENKQTLLHYLVETIENKFPDVLKFAEEMPHIDRAARVSMENLQKSLKKMDSDIRALETDLNNSRVPQCPDDLFHETMNSFAKEAREQCDLLNSMYRKMEALYNELAEYYVFDPHKYTLEEFFADIKTFKDSFITAYQENVVAREMEERNRRARSARELAERERRERAHRYQQFVDMERAQDGVMDSLMEALQSGSAFSRERPRKKANPRAAGAERRAQLSRSRSRSGLTGAMTARELTNELLSNA, encoded by the exons CTGGACACATGGTTCGGGAGGCCGAAGAAGCCGAGCGGGGGTCCGGACCGCGGGTACGACACGGTCCCGCGGGGGGCGGAGCCCCGGGCCGAGGATGACGAGCGCTCGGCCGCCGCGGAGTACACGAACAAAATCAACGCTCTCAACGATGATCAGCTGCAGAGGCGGTTTGAGGAGATGCTT TCTGACATGAACCTTAGCGAGGAGAAGAAGGCGCCGCTGAGGAAGTACTCCCGGGATCAGAAACAGAAGATGTTGGTAGCTTACAAATTTGTTAACGCACAG GAAGGGCGGTCAAAGTTCGAAAAACCATCGGACTACGTCACCTATCTGAACCAGCCTGAACTGTCTGTGGGCAAACTGCACAGCTGTCTGGAGAATCTGAGGATAGCTTTGACAAACAATCCTCTGTCGTGGATAGAAGAGTTCGGAACGAAAGGCATAGAGGCGTTGCTCAACACGCTCAACTTGTGTTATGTTAA CGACTCCCGCTACGACCGCGTGCAGAACGAGTGCATCCGCTGCATAGCGGCCATCCTGAACAACACGGTGGGCATCCGCACCATGTTCGAGTGCCGCGAGGCGCTGCCCGTGCTGGCGCGCAGCCTGCAGCCGCGCCAGCCCGTGTGCGCGCTCGAGGCCGCCAAG gTCTTAGCCGCCATCTGCTTGATACCCAACGGGCACGAGAAAGTTCTGGAAGCTATCACGATGGCAGGCGAGTCGAGTCAGAAGCCCAGGTTTCTGCCTATCGTTGAGGGGTTGGATCCCAAGGCTCCAGAGAGTTTGAAG AACGGCTGTATGCAACTGATGAATGCAATAATCACGGAACCAGAAGAATTAGAGTTTAGAATGCATCTGCGTAGCGAGTTTATGAGAACTGGACTCTATGACCTTATAG ACGAGCTTCGAGCAAGTTCTGAACGTGCGAGAGAAATACAAATGACAGTGTTTGACACGCACGCGGCGGCTGATCATGACGAGTTCCTGGCGAGGTTCGACGACGTCAG AGTGGACTTCAACGACGCGAATGAATGCTTCGAGTTGGTGAAGAATCTAGTGCTGGACACGCCGGCGGAGCCCTACTTACTGTCTATATTACAGCACTTGCTGTTTATAAGAGACGACGAATTGATAAG acCAGCATATTACAAGCTAATTGAAGAATGTGTGACGCAAATAGTGTTACACAAGAACGGATACGACCCGGATTTCAGAGCGACGCAAAGGTTCAATATTGACGTTCAACCGCTCATCGACGGGCTAATAG aaaaatcTCGAGCTGAGGAGGAGAGGAAGGTGGAGGAGCTGAACGGCAAGCTGGAGGCGGCCATCGCGGCGCGGCAGGAGGCGGAGGCGCGCGCCGCGCACCTCGAGGGGCGGCTGCAGGCGGCCGGCGGTGCGCCCGCGCACTCGCACGCCAACATCGCCGCCATCGCTAag GCGATAGGAAGTCCGGGAGGTCCGCCGCCACCACCTCCGCCGCCGATGCCTGGAG GGGGCccgccaccgccgccgccTCCCCCCATGCCTGGAG CCAATGCAGGCGGTccgcccccgccgccgccgcccccGCTGCCGGGcgggccgccgccgccgcccatGCCGGGCGCGGGCCCGCCCCCGCCGCCCATGCCCGGCATGGGGCCGCCCCCGCCGCCCATGATGGGGGGGCCCATGATGCCCAGGatg CCCCAACCAGACGTCTTACCCCACGGTCTGAAGCCCAAGAAACGGTGGGAGGTAGAGGGTCCACTGAAAAGGGCTAATTGGAAGACAATAGTGCCGCAGAAGATGTCTGAAAAGGCTTTCTGGGTCAAG GTGCAAGAGGACAAACTGGCGTCTCCAGATATCCTGAGTGGGCTGGCCATGAAGTTCTCCAGTAAACCTGTCGCCAAGAAGAACGAGGATTCTGTCGATAA aGTGCCAACATTGAAGAAGGTCAAAGATCTCAAAGTGCTAGACAGCAAGGCGGCTCAGAGTCTCTCAATCCTTCTCGGCGGTTCCCTCAAACACATGTCGTATTCTCACATAAGGACGTGTATATTGAGATGTGACACGCAAGTTTTGACTGCCAACGTTCTTGACTTATTAATACAG TACCTCCCCCCCGCGGACCAGCTGAAGAAGCTGTCCGAGCTGAAGTGCAACGTGTCGGAACTGACCGAGGCGGAGCAGTTCGCCGTCACGGTAGCTGACGTCAAGCGGCTGCTGCCCCGGCTGAGGAGTCTCGCCTTCCGGGAACACTACCGGGAGATCATCGCCGAGGTCAAACCT GACATAGTATCCGGGACGGCGGCTTGCGAAGAGGTGAAATCAAGTAGTAAATTCGCCAAAATACTTGAGCTCTTACTACTACTGGGCAACTATATGAACACGGGGTCTAACAATGCTGGCGCTTACGGCTTCGAGATCAGTTTTCTTACTAAG CTAACGGCGACGAAGGATCTTGAAAACAAGCAGACATTACTTCACTACCTCGTGGAAACCATAGAGAATAAATTCCCGGATGTACTCAAATTCGCCGAGGAGATGCCTCACATAGACAG GGCGGCCCGCGTGTCAATGGAGAACCTGCAGAAATCCCTGAAGAAGATGGACAGCGACATCAGAGCTTTGGAGACGGACCTCAACAACTCCAGGGTGCCTCAGTGCCCGGACGATCTGTTCCACGAGACTATGAAC TCATTTGCGAAAGAAGCTCGCGAACAATGCGACCTCCTCAACTCTATGTATCGCAAAATGGAGGCATTATACAATGAATTAGCCGAATATTATGTGTTCGACCCGCACAAATATACGTTGGAGGAGTTCTTTGCTGACATCAAGACGTTTAAGGACTCGTTTATC ACGGCGTACCAAGAGAACGTGGTGGCGCGCGAGATGGAGGAGCGCAaccggcgcgcgcgcagcgcCCGCGAGCTGGCCGAGCGCGAGCGGCGCGAGCGCGCGCACCGCTACCAGCAGTTCGTGGACATGGAGCGCGCGCAGGACGGCGTCATGGACAG TTTGATGGAAGCGCTACAAAGCGGCTCGGCGTTCAGCAGAGAGCGGCCGAGGAAGAAGGCGAACCCCAGGGCGGCGGGAG
- the LOC106139450 gene encoding protein diaphanous isoform X5 has translation MGFSLWKRLRYCVRYVLDTWFGRPKKPSGGPDRGYDTVPRGAEPRAEDDERSAAAEYTNKINALNDDQLQRRFEEMLSDMNLSEEKKAPLRKYSRDQKQKMLVAYKFVNAQEGRSKFEKPSDYVTYLNQPELSVGKLHSCLENLRIALTNNPLSWIEEFGTKGIEALLNTLNLCYVNDSRYDRVQNECIRCIAAILNNTVGIRTMFECREALPVLARSLQPRQPVCALEAAKVLAAICLIPNGHEKVLEAITMAGESSQKPRFLPIVEGLDPKAPESLKNGCMQLMNAIITEPEELEFRMHLRSEFMRTGLYDLIDELRASSERAREIQMTVFDTHAAADHDEFLARFDDVRVDFNDANECFELVKNLVLDTPAEPYLLSILQHLLFIRDDELIRPAYYKLIEECVTQIVLHKNGYDPDFRATQRFNIDVQPLIDGLIEKSRAEEERKVEELNGKLEAAIAARQEAEARAAHLEGRLQAAGGAPAHSHANIAAIAKAIGSPGGPPPPPPPPMPGGGPPPPPPPPMPGANAGGPPPPPPPPLPGGPPPPPMPGAGPPPPPMPGMGPPPPPMMGGPMMPRMPQPDVLPHGLKPKKRWEVEGPLKRANWKTIVPQKMSEKAFWVKVQEDKLASPDILSGLAMKFSSKPVAKKNEDSVDKVPTLKKVKDLKVLDSKAAQSLSILLGGSLKHMSYSHIRTCILRCDTQVLTANVLDLLIQYLPPADQLKKLSELKCNVSELTEAEQFAVTVADVKRLLPRLRSLAFREHYREIIAEVKPDIVSGTAACEEVKSSSKFAKILELLLLLGNYMNTGSNNAGAYGFEISFLTKLTATKDLENKQTLLHYLVETIENKFPDVLKFAEEMPHIDRAARVSMENLQKSLKKMDSDIRALETDLNNSRVPQCPDDLFHETMNSFAKEAREQCDLLNSMYRKMEALYNELAEYYVFDPHKYTLEEFFADIKTFKDSFITAYQENVVAREMEERNRRARSARELAERERRERAHRYQQFVDMERAQDGVMDSLMEALQSGSAFSRERPRKKANPRAAGAERRAQLSRSRSRSGLTGAMTARELTNELLSNA, from the exons CTGGACACATGGTTCGGGAGGCCGAAGAAGCCGAGCGGGGGTCCGGACCGCGGGTACGACACGGTCCCGCGGGGGGCGGAGCCCCGGGCCGAGGATGACGAGCGCTCGGCCGCCGCGGAGTACACGAACAAAATCAACGCTCTCAACGATGATCAGCTGCAGAGGCGGTTTGAGGAGATGCTT TCTGACATGAACCTTAGCGAGGAGAAGAAGGCGCCGCTGAGGAAGTACTCCCGGGATCAGAAACAGAAGATGTTGGTAGCTTACAAATTTGTTAACGCACAG GAAGGGCGGTCAAAGTTCGAAAAACCATCGGACTACGTCACCTATCTGAACCAGCCTGAACTGTCTGTGGGCAAACTGCACAGCTGTCTGGAGAATCTGAGGATAGCTTTGACAAACAATCCTCTGTCGTGGATAGAAGAGTTCGGAACGAAAGGCATAGAGGCGTTGCTCAACACGCTCAACTTGTGTTATGTTAA CGACTCCCGCTACGACCGCGTGCAGAACGAGTGCATCCGCTGCATAGCGGCCATCCTGAACAACACGGTGGGCATCCGCACCATGTTCGAGTGCCGCGAGGCGCTGCCCGTGCTGGCGCGCAGCCTGCAGCCGCGCCAGCCCGTGTGCGCGCTCGAGGCCGCCAAG gTCTTAGCCGCCATCTGCTTGATACCCAACGGGCACGAGAAAGTTCTGGAAGCTATCACGATGGCAGGCGAGTCGAGTCAGAAGCCCAGGTTTCTGCCTATCGTTGAGGGGTTGGATCCCAAGGCTCCAGAGAGTTTGAAG AACGGCTGTATGCAACTGATGAATGCAATAATCACGGAACCAGAAGAATTAGAGTTTAGAATGCATCTGCGTAGCGAGTTTATGAGAACTGGACTCTATGACCTTATAG ACGAGCTTCGAGCAAGTTCTGAACGTGCGAGAGAAATACAAATGACAGTGTTTGACACGCACGCGGCGGCTGATCATGACGAGTTCCTGGCGAGGTTCGACGACGTCAG AGTGGACTTCAACGACGCGAATGAATGCTTCGAGTTGGTGAAGAATCTAGTGCTGGACACGCCGGCGGAGCCCTACTTACTGTCTATATTACAGCACTTGCTGTTTATAAGAGACGACGAATTGATAAG acCAGCATATTACAAGCTAATTGAAGAATGTGTGACGCAAATAGTGTTACACAAGAACGGATACGACCCGGATTTCAGAGCGACGCAAAGGTTCAATATTGACGTTCAACCGCTCATCGACGGGCTAATAG aaaaatcTCGAGCTGAGGAGGAGAGGAAGGTGGAGGAGCTGAACGGCAAGCTGGAGGCGGCCATCGCGGCGCGGCAGGAGGCGGAGGCGCGCGCCGCGCACCTCGAGGGGCGGCTGCAGGCGGCCGGCGGTGCGCCCGCGCACTCGCACGCCAACATCGCCGCCATCGCTAag GCGATAGGAAGTCCGGGAGGTCCGCCGCCACCACCTCCGCCGCCGATGCCTGGAG GGGGCccgccaccgccgccgccTCCCCCCATGCCTGGAG CCAATGCAGGCGGTccgcccccgccgccgccgcccccGCTGCCGGGcgggccgccgccgccgcccatGCCGGGCGCGGGCCCGCCCCCGCCGCCCATGCCCGGCATGGGGCCGCCCCCGCCGCCCATGATGGGGGGGCCCATGATGCCCAGGatg CCCCAACCAGACGTCTTACCCCACGGTCTGAAGCCCAAGAAACGGTGGGAGGTAGAGGGTCCACTGAAAAGGGCTAATTGGAAGACAATAGTGCCGCAGAAGATGTCTGAAAAGGCTTTCTGGGTCAAG GTGCAAGAGGACAAACTGGCGTCTCCAGATATCCTGAGTGGGCTGGCCATGAAGTTCTCCAGTAAACCTGTCGCCAAGAAGAACGAGGATTCTGTCGATAA aGTGCCAACATTGAAGAAGGTCAAAGATCTCAAAGTGCTAGACAGCAAGGCGGCTCAGAGTCTCTCAATCCTTCTCGGCGGTTCCCTCAAACACATGTCGTATTCTCACATAAGGACGTGTATATTGAGATGTGACACGCAAGTTTTGACTGCCAACGTTCTTGACTTATTAATACAG TACCTCCCCCCCGCGGACCAGCTGAAGAAGCTGTCCGAGCTGAAGTGCAACGTGTCGGAACTGACCGAGGCGGAGCAGTTCGCCGTCACGGTAGCTGACGTCAAGCGGCTGCTGCCCCGGCTGAGGAGTCTCGCCTTCCGGGAACACTACCGGGAGATCATCGCCGAGGTCAAACCT GACATAGTATCCGGGACGGCGGCTTGCGAAGAGGTGAAATCAAGTAGTAAATTCGCCAAAATACTTGAGCTCTTACTACTACTGGGCAACTATATGAACACGGGGTCTAACAATGCTGGCGCTTACGGCTTCGAGATCAGTTTTCTTACTAAG CTAACGGCGACGAAGGATCTTGAAAACAAGCAGACATTACTTCACTACCTCGTGGAAACCATAGAGAATAAATTCCCGGATGTACTCAAATTCGCCGAGGAGATGCCTCACATAGACAG GGCGGCCCGCGTGTCAATGGAGAACCTGCAGAAATCCCTGAAGAAGATGGACAGCGACATCAGAGCTTTGGAGACGGACCTCAACAACTCCAGGGTGCCTCAGTGCCCGGACGATCTGTTCCACGAGACTATGAAC TCATTTGCGAAAGAAGCTCGCGAACAATGCGACCTCCTCAACTCTATGTATCGCAAAATGGAGGCATTATACAATGAATTAGCCGAATATTATGTGTTCGACCCGCACAAATATACGTTGGAGGAGTTCTTTGCTGACATCAAGACGTTTAAGGACTCGTTTATC ACGGCGTACCAAGAGAACGTGGTGGCGCGCGAGATGGAGGAGCGCAaccggcgcgcgcgcagcgcCCGCGAGCTGGCCGAGCGCGAGCGGCGCGAGCGCGCGCACCGCTACCAGCAGTTCGTGGACATGGAGCGCGCGCAGGACGGCGTCATGGACAG TTTGATGGAAGCGCTACAAAGCGGCTCGGCGTTCAGCAGAGAGCGGCCGAGGAAGAAGGCGAACCCCAGGGCGGCGGGAG